The Elaeis guineensis isolate ETL-2024a chromosome 13, EG11, whole genome shotgun sequence genome includes a region encoding these proteins:
- the LOC105033294 gene encoding LOW QUALITY PROTEIN: uncharacterized protein (The sequence of the model RefSeq protein was modified relative to this genomic sequence to represent the inferred CDS: inserted 2 bases in 2 codons): MPTFTAIALDRLLEPGASRNTTMKPPLAPVKLEKAPPSPSGKKSNRRPNVSPALYATPETTPLPDSPSSYPPSPYIINHKRRGPRLLKSFSQNDVAGSLPAPPPEVEKKIEMVNGKGVEETSGFHDEKLEEEQKDVDGNGSRGESVSIELHQGKLQDVGFSDGSIASKEVAKPVAVDPEKDGENEDFFDPQDSLSTSSNTDLEERWKPSXPLGEYFDAFEDISSEGASQSACLNDEDELHEMRLNLLLEIERRKQAEEALKNLQNQWQMLSHHLSLVGLRLPDPPSMTEEKDEQSCVDPAEELCQQIVIARFVAACLGRGCSRAEAEQELEPQIEAKNFEIARLWDRLHYYEAANREMSQRNQEAVEIARQQRNRRKKRQKWIWGSIGLAVTLGAAAIAWSYXPVSKPSPPDGNTIDSHEH; this comes from the exons ATGCCAACCTTCACGGCAATCGCCTTGGATAGGCTTTTGGAACCCGGTGCGTCTCGAAACACCACCATGAAACCTCCTCTGGCGCCGGTGAAGCTGGAGAAGGCGCCTCCGAGCCCATCTGGAAAGAAAAGCAATCGTCGTCCCAATGTTTCGCCGGCGCTCTATGCCACTCCGGAGACCACTCCCCTTCCCGACTCGCCGTCTTCTTACCCTCCGTCCCCGTACATCATCAACCACAAGAGGCGTGGGCCTCGCCTTCTCAAGAGCTTCTCCCAGAACGATGTCGCTGGGTCCCTGCCAGCGCCGCCACCTGAAGTGGAGAAGAAGATCGAAATGGTGAATGGAAAGGGTGTCGAAGAGACATCTGGTTTTCATGATGAGAAGCTGGAAGAGGAACAAAAAGATGTGGATGGAAATGGAAGTCGAGGTGAATCTGTCTCAATCGAACTTCATCAGGGGAAGCTTCAAGATGTTGGTTTTAGTGATGGATCTATTGCATCTAAAGAAGTGGCAAAGCCTGTTGCCGTTGATCCAGAGAAAGATGGGGAGAATGAAGATTTCTTTGATCCGCAAGACTCTTTAAGCACATCGAGTAATACTGACCTTGAGGAGCGGTGGAAGCCAA ACCCTTTAGGGGAGTATTTTGATGCCTTTGAAG ATATTTCTAGTGAGGGTGCCTCACAATCTGCATGTCTAAATGATGAGGATGAACTGCATGAGATGAGACTCAATTTATTGTTGGAAATTGAAAGGAGGAAGCAGGCAGAAGAAGCACTTAAGAACTTGCAAAACCAATGGCAGATGCTCAGTCATCACCTCTCACTTGTGGGATTGAGGCTTCCTGACCCCCCAAGCATGACAGAAGAGAAGGATGAACAATCATGTGTTGATCCTGCAGAGGAATTGTGCCAACAAATTGTAATTGCACGGTTTGTGGCGGCTTGTTTGGGACGGGGTTGTTCCCGTGCTGAAGCTGAGCAGGAGTTGGAACCTCAGATCGAGGCAAAGAACTTTGAGATAGCAAGGTTGTGGGATCGGCTTCATTATTATGAAGCTGCAAACAGGGAGATGTCTCAAAGAAATCAGGAAGCTGTTG AAATTGCACGGCAACAGCGGAATAGGCGGAAGAAGAGGCAGAAATGGATTTGGGGTTCAATTGGTCTTGCTGTTACCCTTGGTGCTGCAGCCATTGCATGGTCCT TTCCAGTATCAAAGCCTTCACCACCTGACGGCAATACGATAGACAGCCATGAACACTGA
- the LOC105033293 gene encoding lipid phosphate phosphatase epsilon 1, chloroplastic, which translates to MLSPVLSSAPHPPPIKSLNPISFRQLPTFKNPILMRRLGSKSRLGGRSRVSKSKGIMELARADAFESTSIEEDGAGEAEAILENRPSVFARDFSSGDLESTMNRMSKWFVAGLFGLIILWKHDAGAMWAAMGSVVNAWLSITLKQILNHERPDSALRSDPGMPSSHAQSIFYAALFAILSLVHWLGINLFTVTVGIFTFTSGCYLSWLRVSQQLHTVSQVLVGALLGSTCGIIWFWMWHSFVLNAFVSFLWVRILVVVGSVTFCVAFLLHVVQHWLRDG; encoded by the exons ATGTTATCACCCGTTCTCTCCTCGGCTCCCCATCCTCCACCCATCAAATCCCTAAATCCCATCTCGTTTCGTCAGCTCCCCACCTTTAAAAATCCGATCTTGATGCGCAGATTGGGTTCAAAAAGCCGTCTTGGTGGACGATCGAGGGTTTCCAAGTCTAAGGGCATCATGGAATTGGCCAGGGCTGATGCTTTCGAGAGCACGAGTATTGAGGAAGATGGAGCGGGTGAAGCGGAGGCGATTCTGGAGAACAGGCCGTCGGTGTTCGCTCGTGATTTTTCATCGGGAGACCTCGAATCGACTATGAATCGAATG agcaagtggtTCGTGGCCGGTCTTTTTGGACTTATCATACTGTGGAAGCATGATGCCGGAGCCATGTGGGCTGCAATGGGATCTGTTGTAAATGCATGGCTCTCAATTACTTTGAAGCAGATACTAAATCATGAAAGACCTGATTCTGCTTTGAGATCTGATCCTGGAATGCCATCGTCACACGCACAGTCCATCTTCTATGCTGCATTATTTGCAATTCTGTCAT TGGTCCATTGGCTGGGgataaatttatttacagtaaCTGTTGGGATTTTTACCTTCACAAGCGGCTGTTATCTT TCATGGCTTCGGGTATCCCAACAACTTCACACAGTCAGCCAAGTCCTCGTTGGTGCTTTGCTGGGATCCACCTGTGGTATTATATGGTTCTGGATGTGGCATTCTTTTGTATTAAATGCATTTGTTTCCTTTTTATGGGTTCGGATCCTGGTGGTTGTTGGTTCGGTAACATTCTGTGTGGCCTTCTTGCTTCATGTAGTTCAGCACTGGCTCAGGGATGGGTGA